Proteins encoded in a region of the Balaenoptera ricei isolate mBalRic1 chromosome 19, mBalRic1.hap2, whole genome shotgun sequence genome:
- the CD177 gene encoding LOW QUALITY PROTEIN: CD177 antigen (The sequence of the model RefSeq protein was modified relative to this genomic sequence to represent the inferred CDS: substituted 1 base at 1 genomic stop codon) encodes MSPALLLALLGITVPHXLALPISGVQALTCYGGTLVSVRSASELPLQWTTSQERCEDGWSCQEVLMLMENGPHVYVVLIKGCTQAADHEALVTQHRAGPGLSIASYTRVCRENLCNHLSTSLPLWAPPLPTALGSVRCPVCLSAESCGSAAELTCPAESSHCYSGVLLLSAGLGPGGGLTTHLKVQGCMSQAGCNLLNGTQEIGPINLRETCDPKAILTCHRGNMFWTSQDLTQKPVTWSANREQLCNLGEVCQETLLLIDVGIRSLLMGSKGCSKARTQDSQAISIHSGPPGVFVASFARFCSSDKCNSATSSSVLLNSLPHPAPPAPGDLQCPTCLSIFGSCTQNSDIVRCPKGTSHCYKGHIALRGGGLTSPVNIQGCLAQPSSSLLNGTKNIGVFSVIEDHDKAIVPNGAAPAPDLAWVGGLGLSLALWCGAPSLLIPFPHDS; translated from the exons ATGAGCCCTGCCCTGCTGCTGGCCCTCCTGGGCATCACCGTGCCCC ACTGATTggctcttcccatctcaggagtGCAGGCCCTGACCTGCTACGGGGGGACACTGGTGTCCGTGAGGAGTGCATCGGAACTGCCCCTCCAGTGGACGACTAGCCAGGAACGCTGTGAGGATGGCTGGAGCTGCCAGGAGGTTCTGATGCTGATGGAGAACG GACCCCACGTGTACGTGGTGCTCATCAAGGGCTGCACCCAGGCGGCCGATCACGAGGCCCTCgtcacccagcacagggcaggCCCCGGCCTGTCCATCGCCTCCTACACCCGGGTGTGCCGGGAGAACCTGTGCAACCATCTCTCCACCAGCCTCCCTCTTTGGGCCCCGCCCCTACCCACAG ccctggggtctgtGCGGTGTCCAGTCTGCTTGTCTGCCGAAAGCTGTGGGTCTGCAGCAGAGCTGACCTGTCCCGCCGAGAGCTCACACTGCTACAGTGGGGTCCTCCTGCTCAGCGCTG GTCTGGGACCCGGAGGAGG CCTCACCACCCATCTAAAAGTCCAGGGGTGCATGTCCCAAGCAGGCTGCAACCTGCTTAATGGGACTCAGGAAATCGGGCCCATCAATCTGCGGGAGACCTGTGATCCTAAAG CTATTCTGACCTGTCATCGGGGGAACATGTTTTGGACTTCTCAAGACCTGACTCAGAAACCTGTCACATGGTCCGCGAATAGGGAGCAGCTGTGTAATCTTGGGGAGGTGTGTCAGGAGACGCTTCTGCTCATAGATGTAG GAATCAGATCACTCCTGATGGGGAGCAAAGGCTGCAGCAaggccaggacacaggattcccaGGCTATCTCCATACACTCGGGGCCCCCCGGAGTGTTCGTCGCCTCCTTTGCCCGGTTCTGCTCTTCCGACAAGTGCAACTCGGCTACCAGCAGCAGCGTCCTGTTGAACTCCCTCCCTCATCCAG ctccccctgccccgggagaCCTGCAATGTCCCACCTGTCTGTCCATCTTTGGATCCTGCACACAAAACTCTGATATTGTGAGGTGTCCTAAGGGCACCAGTCATTGCTACAAGGGTCACATTGCTCTCAGGGGAG GTGGGCTGACCTCCCCAGTGAACATCCAGGGCTGCTTGGCCCAACCTTCCAGCTCCTTGTTGAACGGTACCAAGAATATTGGGGTCTTTTCCGTGATTGAGGACCATGATAAAGCTATAGTGCCCAATGGAGCTGCCCCTGCCCCCGACCTGGCTTGGGTGGGAGGGCTGGGACTATCCCTAGCCCTTTGGTGTGGGGCGCCCTCCCTGCTGATTCCATTTCCCCATGATTCTTAG